A window from Patescibacteria group bacterium encodes these proteins:
- the mnmA gene encoding tRNA 2-thiouridine(34) synthase MnmA — MKKRKKVFLALSGGRDSAVAGYLLRKSGYEVTAVFFKLFKGQEKIKLVRAKKTAKKLQIPFMVWDFKKEFKKRVIQDFVKQYKLGLTPNPCIVCNHLIKFGLFYRKAKEMKADFIATGHYVQRAKIKNKFYLKKAHDKEKDQSYFLWRLKPQFIKNCLFPLGKVKSKRVSKIAKKQKFISKDYKSSQEICFVPGFLNEFLKNKIKTKKGKILEKGSREFLGDHQGVFLYTLGQRTGLGLSGGPWYVVDKNVKKNIIFVTRDKSDLLQKRVNLKLVNIIKKINLPTSVVAKPRYRHRGSLANFKKNKGKYIIQFKKSQRALTPGQSVAIYKNNFLIGGGIIKK, encoded by the coding sequence ATGAAAAAAAGAAAAAAAGTTTTTCTTGCTCTTTCCGGCGGCCGTGACTCAGCCGTGGCCGGGTATTTATTAAGAAAATCTGGTTATGAAGTAACGGCGGTATTTTTTAAACTTTTTAAAGGACAAGAAAAAATTAAATTAGTTAGAGCTAAAAAAACAGCCAAAAAATTACAGATTCCTTTTATGGTCTGGGATTTTAAAAAAGAGTTCAAAAAAAGAGTAATTCAGGATTTTGTTAAGCAGTATAAACTGGGATTAACGCCTAATCCCTGTATTGTTTGTAACCACTTGATTAAATTTGGCTTATTTTATAGAAAAGCTAAAGAAATGAAAGCTGACTTTATTGCTACGGGTCATTACGTACAAAGAGCAAAAATTAAAAATAAATTCTACCTAAAAAAGGCCCACGATAAAGAAAAAGATCAATCATATTTTTTATGGCGTTTAAAACCCCAGTTTATAAAAAACTGTCTTTTCCCTTTAGGTAAGGTTAAATCGAAAAGGGTTTCAAAAATAGCGAAAAAACAAAAGTTTATTTCAAAAGATTATAAATCATCTCAAGAAATATGTTTTGTGCCGGGCTTTTTAAATGAATTTTTAAAAAATAAAATTAAAACTAAAAAAGGAAAAATTTTGGAGAAAGGTAGTAGAGAATTTTTAGGTGATCATCAGGGGGTTTTTCTTTACACCTTGGGACAGAGGACTGGACTGGGACTATCCGGCGGTCCCTGGTATGTAGTTGATAAGAATGTTAAGAAAAATATTATATTTGTAACCAGAGATAAATCGGATCTTTTACAAAAAAGAGTTAATTTGAAATTAGTTAATATTATAAAAAAAATAAACCTACCAACTAGTGTAGTTGCTAAACCGCGTTACCGTCATCGGGGTAGTCTAGCCAATTTTAAAAAAAATAAAGGGAAATACATTATTCAGTTCAAAAAAAGTCAAAGGGCTTTAACTCCGGGGCAATCAGTGGCTATTTATAAGAATAATTTTCTAATCGGCGGTGGTATAATAAAAAAATAG
- a CDS encoding lipoprotein translates to MKKIITFLFILGLVFTLSACSQRAEKVKEEGGKVINEANNSDLINKAKDVAEEAEDRLETITDINENTNQGQVQGWQDNRVIDEVVPVDEPVPDESNIIEY, encoded by the coding sequence ATGAAAAAAATAATCACATTTTTATTTATTCTAGGTTTAGTTTTTACCTTATCGGCTTGTTCCCAAAGGGCCGAAAAAGTTAAAGAAGAGGGCGGGAAGGTGATTAACGAGGCTAATAACTCTGATCTGATTAATAAAGCCAAGGATGTGGCTGAAGAAGCCGAAGACAGGCTTGAGACTATTACTGATATAAATGAAAATACTAACCAGGGTCAAGTTCAGGGTTGGCAGGATAATAGAGTAATTGATGAAGTGGTGCCGGTTGATGAACCAGTGCCGGATGAGAGTAATATTATTGAATATTAG
- a CDS encoding putative toxin-antitoxin system toxin component, PIN family, whose translation MEQLKVILDTNIIISAYFKKQSNSARVLKLASKEKIKTFWNNKMRNELNIILRNIHARQSFYKSIDKIYNNKNKIIRTPRINLIKEDPSDNIFLGLAKATQADFVVSSDHHLLKFKEFDKTRILKPSQFINYYNKHF comes from the coding sequence ATGGAACAATTAAAAGTTATTTTAGACACCAATATTATTATCTCGGCTTATTTTAAAAAGCAGTCAAATTCAGCCCGCGTTTTAAAATTAGCTTCAAAAGAAAAAATTAAAACTTTTTGGAATAACAAGATGAGAAATGAGCTAAATATAATTTTAAGGAATATTCACGCCCGTCAAAGCTTTTATAAATCTATTGATAAAATTTATAATAATAAAAATAAAATTATTAGAACGCCAAGAATTAATCTTATAAAAGAGGATCCTTCAGATAATATTTTTTTGGGACTGGCTAAAGCTACCCAAGCCGATTTTGTGGTTTCTAGTGATCATCATCTTTTAAAATTCAAAGAATTTGATAAAACTAGAATTTTAAAGCCCAGTCAATTTATAAATTACTATAATAAGCATTTTTAA
- a CDS encoding glycosyltransferase family 2 protein translates to MYKPLFSVILPTYNRCYILWRAVLSVLRQTYPFFELIIIDDSSKDQTEKLVKTFSDPRIKYIKLKKNQGAPAARNQGLKKARGQYIAYIDSDNRWHQDFLESMKKAVNKYPDKVLFFCKKNYRLKLKEKDKEVKMVRDEFFNHKKYFDLKRLWQRKIIIDTNTFIHKKEIIKKVGDWEEKLTFWEDFEYTLRISKKYPDGFIYLNRALVDYEQTLDFTNVKEEIKRWEKAEEYIYSKHKDHPLIKEAQWYPPSGYKSTGSVIKFLQNKKP, encoded by the coding sequence ATGTATAAACCTTTATTTTCTGTAATTTTACCGACCTATAACCGCTGTTATATTCTCTGGCGAGCGGTTCTTTCGGTGTTGAGGCAAACCTATCCTTTTTTTGAATTGATTATTATTGATGACAGCTCAAAAGACCAAACAGAAAAACTAGTCAAAACTTTTTCTGATCCTCGGATAAAATATATTAAATTAAAGAAAAATCAAGGCGCTCCGGCTGCGCGTAACCAGGGCCTGAAAAAAGCCAGAGGCCAATATATTGCTTATATTGATTCAGATAACCGCTGGCATCAGGATTTTTTAGAATCTATGAAAAAAGCAGTCAATAAATATCCAGATAAAGTTTTGTTTTTTTGTAAGAAAAATTACCGTCTTAAACTCAAAGAAAAAGATAAAGAGGTTAAAATGGTGCGTGATGAGTTTTTTAATCATAAAAAATATTTTGATTTAAAACGTCTTTGGCAGCGAAAAATTATCATAGACACCAATACTTTTATTCATAAAAAAGAAATTATTAAGAAAGTAGGGGATTGGGAGGAAAAACTAACCTTTTGGGAGGATTTTGAATACACTTTAAGAATTTCTAAAAAATACCCGGATGGTTTTATCTATTTAAATAGAGCCTTGGTTGACTATGAACAAACTCTGGATTTTACAAATGTAAAAGAAGAAATTAAGCGCTGGGAAAAGGCCGAAGAATATATTTACTCAAAACATAAAGATCATCCTTTAATTAAAGAAGCTCAGTGGTATCCGCCTTCGGGTTATAAGTCTACCGGCTCAGTTATTAAATTTTTGCAAAATAAAAAACCCTAA
- a CDS encoding ribonuclease H-like domain-containing protein, translating into MSKLFLDIETIPADPKLWPTLEKDIQAKHELKKKKPYKKEDVYRKTALNGSYGRILCIGYLKEPNMEKPAVLTGPEKEILTKFWQLSRGVQQFIGHNVMDFDLQFIYKRSIINRVRPSQWLNFARYRNNPIYDTMREWEKWNMSSSISLDMLAKILDLPSSKSGDLDGSKVYDFYKKGKLKEIYKYCQADVEVTRAIYKKMTFTD; encoded by the coding sequence ATGAGCAAACTATTTCTTGACATTGAAACTATACCGGCTGATCCCAAACTTTGGCCTACCCTAGAAAAAGATATCCAGGCTAAGCATGAACTTAAAAAGAAAAAACCTTATAAAAAAGAGGATGTTTATCGTAAAACCGCCCTTAACGGCTCGTACGGCCGTATTTTATGCATCGGTTATCTTAAAGAGCCGAATATGGAAAAACCAGCTGTTTTAACCGGTCCAGAAAAAGAAATTCTTACCAAATTTTGGCAATTATCAAGAGGAGTGCAGCAATTTATTGGCCATAATGTTATGGATTTTGATTTACAATTTATTTATAAAAGGTCAATTATAAACCGGGTCAGACCCTCTCAATGGCTTAATTTCGCTCGTTATCGTAACAACCCTATTTATGACACTATGCGCGAATGGGAAAAATGGAATATGTCTTCTTCCATTAGTCTGGATATGCTGGCTAAAATACTGGATTTACCCTCTTCAAAATCCGGCGATCTGGATGGCTCTAAGGTCTATGATTTTTATAAAAAAGGCAAGCTCAAAGAAATTTATAAATACTGCCAGGCTGATGTTGAAGTGACTCGGGCTATTTATAAAAAAATGACTTTTACTGATTAG